A segment of the Streptomyces sp. NBC_01235 genome:
AGCGCCGCGCCGGGATCGGTGGCGGTCAGACGGGTTACGGCCGCGTCCAGGTTGTCGTGCTCGGCGTCCAGCCGGGCCAGCCACGGCAACTGGTCCCGGCCGCGCAGATACGGCTCGGCGCGCTCGGCCAGCCGTAGGAAGTACCCGGCGTGCGCGTCCCGCAGGCCCGCCTCGCCCGTGCGCCGCTCGGCGGCGAACGCGCGGATCGTCTCCAGCATGCGGTACCGGCCCTCGGTCACCTCCAGGAAGGACTTCTCCACCAGCGAGGCCAGCAGGTCCTCCGGGTACGGCAGGGCGCACACCGCCTCCACCGCGTCGAGCGTGGCACCCCCGGAGAACGCGGTGAAGCGTCGGGCCAGCTCCCGCTCCTCCTCGTCCAGCAGGTCCCAGCTCCATTCCACGACCGCGCGCAGGGTGCGGTGCCGGGGCGCCTTGGAACGGTCGCCGCGGGACAGGAGGCGGAACCGGTCGTCGAGCCGGTCGGCCAGCTCGTCCGGGGTGAGGGTGCGCAGCCGGGCCGCCGCCAGTTCGATCGCCAGCGGCAGCCCGTCGAGGGCGGCGCAGATGTCGGGCACACGCGCGTGGCCCTCGAAATCGGGCCGCACGGCACGCGCGCGGTCCAGGAACAGCCGCACCGCGGGATCCGGCGGCAGCGGCGGCACGGGCACGAGGACCTCGCCGGTGATCCCGAGGGACTCCCGGCTGGTCGCCAGCACCCGCACCCCCGGGCAGGAGGCGAGGAGCAGTGCGGACAGCCGGGCCGCGTCATCGACCAGATGCTCGCAGTTGTCGAGGACGAGGAGCAGCTCCCGGTCCTCCAACGCGGCCAACAGACGGTCCGTGCCGTCCCCGGCGGGCGTACGGAATCCTTCACGCACCCCGAGCGCCGTGAGAACGGCGTACGGGATCCGCGCCCCGTCGACGAGCGGCGCCAGCTCCACGAAGCACACGTCCTCACGTGCGGTTGAGGGGGAGGGTGAGGGGGAGAGGGTTGCGTCGGCACGCGCGCGTGCCGTCTCGATCGCCAGCCGGGTCTTGCCGGCCCCGCCCGGTCCGGTGAGGGTGACGAGCCGGGCCTCGGACAGGGCGTCGGCGATCCGGGCGAGCTCGGTCTCCCGGCCGATGAAGCGGGTGAGCTGGACGGGCACGGAGGGCCGCCCGGGTGCGCCGCCCCGGAGGAGCTCCAGGTGGAGCGCGGCCAGCTCGGGCGACGGATCGGCGCCCAGCTCGTCGGCGAGGGTGCGCCGGGCCTCCTCGAACGCCGTGAGCGCTTCGGCGGGCCGGCCGCCCGCGTGCAGGGCCCGCATCAGCTGCCCGTAGAGCCGCTCGCTCAGCGGGTGCGCGGCCAGCAGCCCCCGCAGCTCGGGCACCAGCTCGGGCCCGCCGCCGAGCCCGAGATCAGCCTCCACGCGGTCCTGCGTTGCAGCCAGCCGCAGTTCGTCGAGCCGGGTCCGCTCGGCGTGCGCGTCGGGGAGGTCCGGCAGCGCCGGGCCGTGCCAGAGGGCGAGGGCCTCGCGCAGCAGGCCGGCCGCCCGGGTGTGGTCCCCGGCGGCGAGCGCGGCCCGGCCCTGCGCGGTCAGATGCTCGAACCGGTGGACGTCGACGGCGTCGGGCGGGACGGCGAGGCGGTAACCGGTGGGGGTGGCCTCGATCTCCGCGTGCGGGGCCAGTCGGCGGCGCAGCCGGGAGACCTGGGACTGAAGGGCGTTGCCCGCTCCGGCGGGCGGCTCGGCACCGTACAGGCCGTCGGTCAGGCGCTCCACGGAGACGCCGTGGCCCACGTCGAGCAGCAGGAGGGTGAGCAGGGCGCGGGGGCGGGGACCGCCGGCGTCGAGAGGCGTGCCGTCGTCGGTGCGGAGGTCCAGGGGGCCCAGGATGCCGTAGCGCATTCCCCGGAGTCTGGCAGGTGCGGGGATCTTGGGCACGGAAAGCAGTCGCCACAGCAGAAGGTGGGCACAGCAGAAAGTTGCACACCAGAAGGTGGGCACAGCAAGAAGCCGGTCCACACGAGGTGGACCGGCTCGATGCAGCGAACCAGCAGTGGCCGCGCGCTTAGCTGTGCGTCAGCGCGAGACCTTGCCGGCCTTGATGCACGAGGTGCAAGCGTTCACGCGCTTCGGCGTCCCGCCGACCACGGTACGGACGCGCTGGATGTTCGGGTTCCAGCGACGGGACGTACGGCGGTGCGAGTGCGAGATGTTGTTGCCGAAGCCCGGCCCCTTGCCGCAGACGTCGCAGTTGGCAGCCACGGGTCACTCCAAAGACTTCAGATGCACTTACGGTTGACCCCGGCATGCCGGGATCAGGATCGTAGGATCTGAGTGGCGGTGCCAGGGGGAAAGCCCGATGTGGATCGGGCAACCGGAGCAGCATACAACGACTGCGCCAGTGCAACGAAACTACCATGGCTGCTCAGGGCCCTGGACCCGGTCCCACCTCACCTGTTTCCGGTGGACAGCGGTCCGGGGTCTACGCTGCGTCCAGTCCAGCTCAAGGAGGCGCAGGTGGCGCAGGTGCCGCAGACATTCTTCGATGCTCTCGCGGTGCGCACCTGGTGCGGCCTCGCGCTCACGGCGCTGGGCCGGGCGCGCGAGGAGATCGACGCGATCAACGTCTACCCGGTCGCGGACGGGGACACCGGCACCAACCTGTACCTGACCGTCGAGTCGGCGGCGACCGCCGTCGAGGCCGTGTTCGCCGGGTACGAGGCCGGTTCCGCGCCCGCCGGGAAGCCCTCCCTCGCCGACGCCGCGCGCGCGATGGCGCACGGTGCGCTCATAGGCGCGCGCGGGAACTCGGGGACGATCCTCGCGCAGTTGCTGCGCGGCATGGCCCAGGTGCTCGCCACCGAGGGTGAGGCCTCTCACACCGACGCGGACGGGCTGCGCCTGGCCCTTCGGCACGCGGCCGACTCCGCCCGCCAGGCCGTCGCCCACCCCGTCGAGGGCACGGTCC
Coding sequences within it:
- a CDS encoding ATP-binding protein, which encodes MRYGILGPLDLRTDDGTPLDAGGPRPRALLTLLLLDVGHGVSVERLTDGLYGAEPPAGAGNALQSQVSRLRRRLAPHAEIEATPTGYRLAVPPDAVDVHRFEHLTAQGRAALAAGDHTRAAGLLREALALWHGPALPDLPDAHAERTRLDELRLAATQDRVEADLGLGGGPELVPELRGLLAAHPLSERLYGQLMRALHAGGRPAEALTAFEEARRTLADELGADPSPELAALHLELLRGGAPGRPSVPVQLTRFIGRETELARIADALSEARLVTLTGPGGAGKTRLAIETARARADATLSPSPSPSTAREDVCFVELAPLVDGARIPYAVLTALGVREGFRTPAGDGTDRLLAALEDRELLLVLDNCEHLVDDAARLSALLLASCPGVRVLATSRESLGITGEVLVPVPPLPPDPAVRLFLDRARAVRPDFEGHARVPDICAALDGLPLAIELAAARLRTLTPDELADRLDDRFRLLSRGDRSKAPRHRTLRAVVEWSWDLLDEEERELARRFTAFSGGATLDAVEAVCALPYPEDLLASLVEKSFLEVTEGRYRMLETIRAFAAERRTGEAGLRDAHAGYFLRLAERAEPYLRGRDQLPWLARLDAEHDNLDAAVTRLTATDPGAALRLMAALTWFRRLRGLHGEQLPQARALLTAVGDEPPEGLAEDYALCLMNTVTGRGDDPTEAGRVARVAALMESLAGPLRLPFTMVLWSLTGGPVATGLNDHVRVQMGEGAWRHALLDLGVAYQHQFSGDAPASEAAFARSLAGFRETGDRWGMANCLDPLGGFANRRGEYARALELLDEGLTYVRELQAPEETADLLRSRGFVLLHRGDAEEAAAHFTRSAALARTAGVPDKVAAAWRGLGDTARLTGDSAHARVHYESALELCSANWFSLGETALILVGLGRTAAAEGDVEQARDWFAQARAVADEPPGAEVLATLTEALAGVAERPGRAAELLGAAAGLRGAETRGDPDVVRVERDVRTKLSPEAYDKAFERGRGVRSAAVSER
- the rpmB gene encoding 50S ribosomal protein L28 is translated as MAANCDVCGKGPGFGNNISHSHRRTSRRWNPNIQRVRTVVGGTPKRVNACTSCIKAGKVSR